From the Myxococcaceae bacterium JPH2 genome, the window GACCATGTACTCGGGCAGCGACTGACGCAGCCGTGCCTTCAGCTCGCCCGCGTCCAACGTGTGCCCGGGCTTGGGCGCGACGTAGCCGACCAGCTTCTTGCCCACGCCCTCATCCAGCGCGACGACCACCACGTCCTTCACGGCGTCGTGGGCGCGCAGCGCGGTCTCAATCTCTCCCAGCTCCACGCGGAAGCCGCGGATCTTCACCTGGAAGTCGGCGCGGCCCAGGTACTCGAGCACGCCGTCGGCCCGGTACTTCACGCGGTCGCCCGTGCGGTACATGCGGCTTCCCGGCGGTCCGTAGGGCGCGGGGATGTAGCGCTCCGCGGTCAGGTCGGGCCGCAGGAGATAGCCGCGCGTGGTGCCTTCTCCCGCGAGGTACAGCTCGCCCACCACGCCCACCGGCACGGGCTGGAGCTGCGCATCGAGCAGATAGGCCCGCGTGTTGGACAGCGGTCGCCCGATGTCGGGCTCTCGCTCCACGCCCACCAGCGACACCGTGGAGAAGGTGGTGTCCTCCGAAGGGCCGTAGAGGTTGTACAGCTTGTGCACCGTGGGCACGCTGTACACGAGGCGCGCGAGCGTGCCGGGGATGGCCTCGCCGCCCAGGTTCACGATGTGCGCGTGGGGTGGCACCGCGCCCTGTTGGACGAGCAGCGCCATCGCCGAGGGCACCGTGTCGATGAGGGTGACCTCGTTCGCCGCGGGCAGCTCCGCGAGGTGCAACGCATTGCGCGCCACCACCACGCTGCCACCGCAAGACAGGGGCGCGAACAGCTCGAACACCGACATGTCGAAGTTCAGGCTGGTGGAGGCGAGCACGCCTTGCAGCGCGGCGCGGTCATAGGTGTCGAGGGACCACTGGATGACGGCCACCGCGTTGCGGTGCGCGATGGCCACGCCCTTGGGCCGGCCCGTGCTGCCCGAGGTGTAGATGAGGTACGAGAGGTTCTCCGGCAGCACCTCCACGTCGGGCGCGTGCTCGGGCTGGAGCGCCAGCTCGGGGTCGGTGTCCAGGCAGACGGCGGGCGCGGGGTGCTCGGGCAGCGTGGCCAACAGGCGCGAGTGCGCCACCAGCGCGGGGCCTCGCGCGTCCTGGAGCAGCCACGCCAATCGCTCCTTGGGATAGTTCGGGTCGAGCGGGACGTACGCGCCGCCCGCCTTGAGGATGCCGAGGACGCCCACCACCATATCCGCCGTGCGCTCCACGCACAGGCCGACCCTCACCTCCGGGCCCACGCCCATGCCTCGCAGCCGATGCGCGAGCTGGTTCGCCCGAGCGTCCAACTCGCGGTAGGTGAGGCGCTTCTCCGGGCTGATGACGGCGACCGCGTCGGGCGTGCGCCGCACCTGGGCTTCCACCAGGCCGTGCAGCGTGGCGTCGCGCGGGAAGTCCGCCTCGTTGCGATTCCACTCGACCAGGAGTTGGTGGCGCTCGGCCTCGGACAACAAGGGCAGGTCGCTGATGCGGCGGTCGGGTTGGGCGAGCGCGCTGGCGAGGAGTCGCGCGTGGTGGTCGGCCATCCGCTCGAGGGTCGCGCGGGTGAACAGGTCGACGTTGTATTCCCAGAGGAAGGACAGGCCCGTGGGCGCCGGCTGTGCGAAGAGGGTGAGGTCGAACTTCGACATCCCCGTCTCCACGTCGAGCGTCGACGCGGTGATGCCGGGCAGCTCCAGCGTGGCGGTGGCCGCGTTCTGGAGCACGAACATCGCCTGGAAGAGCGGCGTGCGGCTGAGGTCTCGCTCCAGTCCGAGCGCGTCCACGAGCTGCTCGAAGGGCAGTTCCTGGTGCGCGAACGCGGAGAGGGAGGCGTCGCGGGCGCGGTCGAGCAACTGCGTGAAGGTCGTGCCGCTCGGCAGGTGGAGCCGGAGCGGGACGGTGTTGGCGAAGAAGCCGATGAGCGGCTCCAGCTCCGGCTGGGTGCGTCCGGCGATGGGCGCGCCCACCACGATGTCGTCCTGGCCCGTGTAGCGCGAGAGCAGCGCGTGGAAGGACGCGAGCAGTGCCATGAAGGGCGTGACGCCGCGCTGGAGGCACAGGGCATCCAGCGCGCCCGACAGCGCGGGCGGGAGCGAGACGGACAGGTGCGCGCCTCGGAAGGACTGCACGGGCGGGCGAGGCAGGTCGGTGGGCAGCTCCAGCGCGGGAGGCGCTCCGGCGAGGCGCTGCTTCCAACTGGAGAGGAGCGAGTCGAGGACGGGGCCGGTCAGCCACTCGCGCTGCCACCGCGAGAAGTCGGCGTACTGGACGGGCAGCGGGGGGAGGACGGGCTCGGGCTGGCCTCGAGAGAACGCGGAGTAGAAGGCGGCCAGCTCGCGCTGGAGGACATCGAGCGACCAGCCATCACAGACGACGTGGTGCAGGGTCACCAGCAGCACATGGTGGTGCGGCTCGACCTGGAGGAGCGAGGCGCGAACGAGCGGGCCCTGGCGCAAGTCGAAGGGGCGGCGGACCTCTTCCTCCGCGAGCCGGAGCGCTTCGTCCAAGGAGTCGATGCGCCGCGACGTCAGGGCGAAGTCGACGACGGGGGAGATGACCTGGACGGGGCGGCTGTCCACCTGGGTGAACGTGGTGCGCAGCGCCTCGTGGCGCTGGATCAGCGCGGAGAAGCTTCGCTCCAGGGCACTGGCGTCCAGCGGGCCCCGCAGGTTCAGGAACAGCGGGAGGTTGTAGGCGAACGACGCGGTGTCGAACTGGTGGATGAACCAGAGGCGCTGCTGCGCGAAGGACAGCGGGAGCGGACCTGTGCGCGGTTTCGCGACGAGCGCGGGCGCGTGCGGCAGCGCGGCGGAGGACTTCTGGGGTTCGAGCAGGGACTGGAGGTGGTCGGCCAGCTCCTCGACGGTGGGGTGCTCGAAGAGGGCGCGCAGCGGGAGGTTGATGAGGAAGCGCGCGCGCAGGCGTGACACCACCTGCGTGGCGAGCAGCGAGTGCCCGCCGCGCTCGAAGAAGTTGTCGCTGACGCCCACGCGGGGCAGATGCAGCAGCGTGGCCCACAGCGACGCGATGGCCGCCTCGACTGGCGTGCGCGGCGCGATGAAGGATTCCTCGTCCGAGGCGAGGACCGGCGTGGGGAGCGCCTTGCGATCCAGCTTGCCGCTGGGCGTGAGCGGGAAGGTGGCCAGGGTCGTGAAGGCCGCGGGCACCATGTACTCGGGCAGCCGGCCCTTGAGCGCGGAGCGCAGCGTCGCGGCGTCCAGCGTGACGCCGGGCTTCGGCACGACGTAGGCGAAGAGCTGCTTGCCCAGGCCCGCCTCATCGCGGGCGACGACGGCCACGTCCTGGACTCCCTCTATCGCGGAGAGGGCGGCCTCCACTTCGTGCAGCTCGACGCGATAGCCGCGCACCTTCACCTGCGCGTCGCGGCGGCCGAGGAACTCGATGTCACCGGAGGGGAGGAAGCGGGCGAAGTCGCCGGTGCGGTACATGCGCTCGCCGGGCGTGGGCGCATGGCAGTCCGGGAGGAAGCGCTCGGAGGTGAGGTCGGGCCGGTGGAGGTAGCCGCGCGCGAGCTGCTTGCCGCCGATGTACAGCTCGCCCGGGACTCCAAGGGGCACGGGCTGGAGGTACGCGTCGAGCAGGTAGATGCGCGCGTTGGTGATGGGCTTGCCAATGGGTGGCAGGTCCGGCCACGTCTCGGGCGCGCCGCGCAGCATGAAGGCGGTGCCGGCGTGCGTCTCGGTGGGGCCGTAGTGATTGTCCAGGGCGCAGGCGGGCAGCGCGCGCAGCATCCGGCGCAGCGCGGGCGTGAGGCGGAGCTGCTCGCCAGCCGTGTTGATTTCGAGCAGGTGCACCGGCAGCAGCCCCTCCTCCGCGCTCACCTCCGCGAGGTGCTGGAGCGCGACGAAGGGGAGGAAGAGTCGCTCCACGGCGCGCTCGCGCAGCAGGTGCAGCAGCGCATGCGTGTCGCGGCGGACGTCGTCGGTGAGGAGGACGACCTCGCCTCCGGCCACGAGCGTGGGGAGCAGCTCCTGGAAGCAGACGTCGAAGCTGAGCGCGGAGAACTGGAGCGTCCGAGCGCGCGGCGCGGTGGAGCGCAGGTTCTGCCAGTGGATGAGGTTGAGGAGCTGGCGGTGCGGCATGGCCACGGCCTTGGGCACGCCCGTGGAGCCGCTGGTGAAGATGACGTAGGCGAGGTGATCCGGGCCCGAGCGTGGCTCCGGGTTGGTGTCCGGCTGCGCGGCGAGCCCTGGGGTGTCATCGTCCAAGAGGAGCACCGGCGCCACGTCGCGCGGGAGCGAGGGCTCCAGGTGCCGCTGCGCGAGGAGCAGCTTCGCGCGCGAGGACTGGAGCATGAGGGCCAGTCGCTCGGGCGGATAGGCCGGGTCGAGCGGGCAGTACGCGCCGCCGGCCTTGAGGATGGCGAGCAGCGCGATGGGCAGCGAGAGCGAGCGCTCGACACACAGCGCGACGGGCGCGTCCGGGCCCACGCCGTGCTCGCGCAGCAGATGTGCCAGTTGGTTGGCGCGCCGATTGAGCGCGTCGTAGGTGAGGGTGGCGTCCTCGAAGCGGACCGCGATGGCTTCCGGGGCGCGGCGCACGGCCTCCTCGAAGAGGGCATGCGCGCCCAGCGCGGGAGGCACGGACACCGCCGAGTCATTCCACTCGACGAGCAGCCGGTGACGCTCCGTCTCGGAGAGCAGCGACAGGGAGGCCAGCGGACGCGACGGCTGCGCGACCGCGCCCTCCAGCAGCCGGGCGTAGTGCGCGGCCATGCGCGCCACCGTCGCCTCGTCGAAGAGGTCGGTGTTGTACTCCCACCAGCTCCGGATGCCCTCCGGCGTCTCGCGCATGAAGACGGCGAGGTCGAAGCGCGACACCCCGGGCTCGAACTCCAGCTCCTCCACGGCCACGCCCGGGAGCTGAAGCGCGGACGCGCCGCTCTCCTGGATGAACATGACCTGGAACAGCGGCGTGCGGCTCAGGTCTCGCACGGGCTGGAGCGCCTCCACCAGTTGCTCCAGCGGCACGTCCGGATGCGCGTAGGCCCCGAGGCAGACCTTGCGCACTTGCGCCAGGAGGGTGCGGAAGTCCTGCTCACCAGCGACCTCCACGCGCAGCGCCAGCGTGTTGGCGAAGAAGCCGAAGACGCCCTCCAGCTCGCGCCGGCTCCGCGCCGCGATGGGCGTGCCCACCACGATGTCCGACTGGCCGCTGTAGCGAGAGAGCAGGGCCTGGAAGCCCGCGAGCAGCGTCATGAAGGAGGTGACTCCCTCCTTGCGGCTCAGTGTCTGGATGTCGGTGGACAGCGCGGCGGGCAGGGCCACGCGGTAGCGCGCGCCGCGCGAGGATTGGACCGGTGGACGTGGCCGGTCCGTGGGCAGGTCGAGCGAGGCAGGAGCGCCCGCGAGCTGCGCCTTCCACCACGCGAGCTGCCCTTCGAGTACTTCGCCGCGCATCCACTCGCGCTGCCACGCGACATAGTCCGCGTACTGCACGGTGAGCGGCGGCAGCGTGGGCGCTGCGCCCGAGAGCGCCGCCACGTAGAGTGACTTCAGCTCTCGCTCCATCAGGCCCAGCGACCAGACGTCGCAGATGATGTGGTGGACCGTGAAGAGCAGCGCGTGCACCTGCGGCGCCAGTTGGATCAGCCGCGCGCGGAACATCGGGCCCTGCTTCAACTGGAACGGCTGGCGGACCTCCGCCTCGGCGAGCCGACGCAGCGCGATGGCTTCGTCCTCGGCCCCTGTCGTGTCGAGTGCCTCCACGGGCAACGCCACGTCCAGGTGGGGCACGATGCGCTGCTCGGGACGGCCATCCACCTCCTCGAAGTGGGTGCGCAGGGCCTCGTGACGCTGGACCCACGCGACGAAGGCCCGCTCCAACGCGGGCGCGTCCAGCGGGCCCGTGAGCCGCATGAAGTACGAGACGTTGTACGAGGAGTTCCCCGGCGCGAGCTGATCGATGAACCACAGCCGGAGCTGCGCGAACGACAGCGGCAGCGTGCCTTGGCGGGACACCGGGACGACGGGCGGCGCTCGACGCGCGGGCTTGGGTGGGGGCGCGGCCGGCGCGAGCGTGCCAGCCGACTGCGTGTCTCGCGGGAGCGGGGACCCAGGGTGCTCGTTCATGGCGCGGCTCGGGATGAGGAAGAGGAGGGGAGAGGAACGTTCATGCGCGCGCGGGAGATGGACCCCACGCGCTCATGCGCTTCAGGCCGCGGGGGCCGCGCCGCCCTGTTCCTGCAGGAGCTGCTCGCAGAGCGAGGCCACGTGCTCCAGCGTGTTGAACAGGTCCACCATGGAGACCTGCACGCCCAGCTCGTCCTCGATGCGGTTGGCCAGCATGGTGGCGAGCAACGAGTTGCCGCCGATCTCCAGGAAGTGGTCCGCCGGCCGCACCACCTCCACTCCCAGCGACTCGCGCCAGTAGTCAGCCAACTTCTGTTCCATGGACGTTCGGAGGACGCTGTCGGTGCTCACGGGTTGCTCCTTGAGTGCACGGATATCTGAATGTTGCGAATTTAAGAATTATCTCGTTTATTCCGCGAGAGGAAGGCGCGTTGAATGGCGGCGCGCAGATGCGCCGCGAGCACCTCCACGTTCCCGGGGCGGAGGATGGAGTAGTGGTCGCCCGGGATGACGTGGACCTCCAGCGGGCCGGTGGCCACGCGCTCCCACTCGTGCACACGGGGTGACGCGCTGGATTCGAGCGAGAGCACGGGGCCGGAGTACTGCGGCGTCTCGTAGGTCCACGCGGCCATGAGGTTCGTCTCGAAGACGTGGCGCAGGGACTGGAGCGGCTCGGTGTCGCTGGGCGAGCGCCCGGTGGCGCGCAGCAGGTCCTCGTAGAAGAGCGCGCCGAAGCGGCTGCGCTCCTGCTCCAGGTCAGGCGTCTGTCCCTCGGCGAAGGGCCGGGCATACGTGTCGATGAGCGCGAGCAGCGCGACCTGCTCGCCTTGCCCCGTGAGCCGCGAGGCCATCTCCCACGCGATGGAGCCCCCCATGGACCAACCGCCGAGCAGATAGGGCCCGTGCGGCTGACGGGCGCGCACGGCGGCGAGGTAGTGCTCGGCCAGGGCTGGAATCGTTCGCAGCGGTTCGGCCTCGCCCTCCAGGCCGCGCGCTTGGAGGCCGTAGATGGGCCGCTCGGAGCCGAGCGCTCGCGCCAGCTCCGCGTAGCTGAGCACGGTGCCGCCCACGGGGTGGACGCAGAAGAAGGGCGGGTGCGCCGCGCCGCCCCGCAGCTCCACGAGCGGAGACGCGTCGCGCGTGTCCTGCCGCAAGTGCTCGGCGAGCTTCTCGACGGTGGGGTGCTCGAAAAGGGTGGCCACCGGCAGCGCGCGGCCCGTCAGTCCCCGGACGCGCGACAGCAGGCGCAGGGCGGACAGCGAGTGGCCGCCCAGGGCGAAGAACGAGTCCGTCACGCCGATGGGCCTTGTCGCCAGCACCTCTTCCCACACCTGCACGAGCCGCTGCTCCAGCTCCGTGCGAGGCGCGACGTGCGCGCCCCCGAGCGACTGGCTTGGATCCGGCACGGGCAGGCCCTTGCGGTCCACCTTGCCGGTGGGCATGAGCGGCAGGGACTCCAAGCGCACCAGGGCCGAGGGCAGCATGTACTCGGGCAGGCGCCGCGCGAGCGCATCGCGCAGGGACTCGGGCTCCCATGCGGACGCGGGCAGGACGACGTAGCCCACGAGTCGGCGCTCTTTGGGCGAGTCCGCGGGCGAGCCCGCTGGTGAGTCCTCGCGCACCACGACGATGGCGTCCTTCACGCCCGGTTGGGCGCGCAGCGCGGCCTCCACCTCGCCCAGCTCGATGCGGAAGCCTCGCAGCTTCACCTGTCCATCGCGGCGGCCAAGGAACTCCAGCGTGCCGTCCGCGAGCCAGCGGGCCTGGTCTCCCGTGCGGTACAGCCGCGCGCCCGGCGTGGTGCCGAAGCGCGAGGGGATGAAGCGGTCGGCGGTGCGGTCCGGCCGCCCGTGATAGCCGTGGGCGAGGCTGGCGCCTCCGACGTGCACCTCTCCGGGGACGCCGATGGGGCTGAGCTGCCCGTGGTCATCGAGCACCAACACCTGGAGGTTGGGGATGGGCTCGCCGATGGGGGGCAGCGTGGGCCACGTGCTCGGCGCGCCTCGGGCCCGCCAGGCGGTGACGACGTGCGCCTCGGAGGGGCCGTACTCGTTCTCCAGCACGCAGCCCGGGAGCCGCTCGAAGAGCGCCACGAGCGCGGGCGTCACCTGGAGCTGCTCGCCCGCGGTGATGACCTCGTTGAGGGGAGGCAGGCGCTCCTCGCCCAGCGCGGCATCGGCGAGCGACTGCAGCGCGACGAAGGGCAGGAAGAGTCGCTCCACGCCGTGGCGGAGCAGGTGGTGGAGCAGGGCCGTTGGATCTCGCCGCGTCTCGTTGGAGACGAGCAACACCCGGCCACCCAGGCACCAGGTGCCGAACATCTCCTGGAAGGAGACATCGAAGTTGAGCGAGGCGAACTGGAGCGTGGTGGCGGTGGGGTTGACCGCGCGTTGGATGAGCCAGCCCAGCATGTTCCCCACCGCGCGGTGGGACATCACGATGCCCTTGGGGCGGCCGGTGCTGCCGGACGTGTAGACGAAGTAGCAGGGCGCCTCGGGGGAGAGGTCCACGCCCGGAGTGCGCGCGGGCCGTGCGGCGATCTCCTCGGCCGCCCGCTCCATGCGGACCACTCGAGCCGACAGGGACGCGGGCAGGGCGCGCGCGGGCCCCGCGTGTGCGAGCACCACGGGCGCGCCGGTGTCCTCCAACATCAGCGCGAGCCGCTCCGCGGGGAGGCTGGGATCCAACGGAAGGAACGCGGCGCCCGCCTTCATCGTCGCGAGCACCGCGACGGGCATGTCCAGGCTGGCCCGCTCCAGGCAGAGCCCCACGGTGCCCAGCGGTGGAACGCCCAGCGCCCGCAGGTGCCACGCGAGCTGGTT encodes:
- a CDS encoding amino acid adenylation domain-containing protein → MNEHPGSPLPRDTQSAGTLAPAAPPPKPARRAPPVVPVSRQGTLPLSFAQLRLWFIDQLAPGNSSYNVSYFMRLTGPLDAPALERAFVAWVQRHEALRTHFEEVDGRPEQRIVPHLDVALPVEALDTTGAEDEAIALRRLAEAEVRQPFQLKQGPMFRARLIQLAPQVHALLFTVHHIICDVWSLGLMERELKSLYVAALSGAAPTLPPLTVQYADYVAWQREWMRGEVLEGQLAWWKAQLAGAPASLDLPTDRPRPPVQSSRGARYRVALPAALSTDIQTLSRKEGVTSFMTLLAGFQALLSRYSGQSDIVVGTPIAARSRRELEGVFGFFANTLALRVEVAGEQDFRTLLAQVRKVCLGAYAHPDVPLEQLVEALQPVRDLSRTPLFQVMFIQESGASALQLPGVAVEELEFEPGVSRFDLAVFMRETPEGIRSWWEYNTDLFDEATVARMAAHYARLLEGAVAQPSRPLASLSLLSETERHRLLVEWNDSAVSVPPALGAHALFEEAVRRAPEAIAVRFEDATLTYDALNRRANQLAHLLREHGVGPDAPVALCVERSLSLPIALLAILKAGGAYCPLDPAYPPERLALMLQSSRAKLLLAQRHLEPSLPRDVAPVLLLDDDTPGLAAQPDTNPEPRSGPDHLAYVIFTSGSTGVPKAVAMPHRQLLNLIHWQNLRSTAPRARTLQFSALSFDVCFQELLPTLVAGGEVVLLTDDVRRDTHALLHLLRERAVERLFLPFVALQHLAEVSAEEGLLPVHLLEINTAGEQLRLTPALRRMLRALPACALDNHYGPTETHAGTAFMLRGAPETWPDLPPIGKPITNARIYLLDAYLQPVPLGVPGELYIGGKQLARGYLHRPDLTSERFLPDCHAPTPGERMYRTGDFARFLPSGDIEFLGRRDAQVKVRGYRVELHEVEAALSAIEGVQDVAVVARDEAGLGKQLFAYVVPKPGVTLDAATLRSALKGRLPEYMVPAAFTTLATFPLTPSGKLDRKALPTPVLASDEESFIAPRTPVEAAIASLWATLLHLPRVGVSDNFFERGGHSLLATQVVSRLRARFLINLPLRALFEHPTVEELADHLQSLLEPQKSSAALPHAPALVAKPRTGPLPLSFAQQRLWFIHQFDTASFAYNLPLFLNLRGPLDASALERSFSALIQRHEALRTTFTQVDSRPVQVISPVVDFALTSRRIDSLDEALRLAEEEVRRPFDLRQGPLVRASLLQVEPHHHVLLVTLHHVVCDGWSLDVLQRELAAFYSAFSRGQPEPVLPPLPVQYADFSRWQREWLTGPVLDSLLSSWKQRLAGAPPALELPTDLPRPPVQSFRGAHLSVSLPPALSGALDALCLQRGVTPFMALLASFHALLSRYTGQDDIVVGAPIAGRTQPELEPLIGFFANTVPLRLHLPSGTTFTQLLDRARDASLSAFAHQELPFEQLVDALGLERDLSRTPLFQAMFVLQNAATATLELPGITASTLDVETGMSKFDLTLFAQPAPTGLSFLWEYNVDLFTRATLERMADHHARLLASALAQPDRRISDLPLLSEAERHQLLVEWNRNEADFPRDATLHGLVEAQVRRTPDAVAVISPEKRLTYRELDARANQLAHRLRGMGVGPEVRVGLCVERTADMVVGVLGILKAGGAYVPLDPNYPKERLAWLLQDARGPALVAHSRLLATLPEHPAPAVCLDTDPELALQPEHAPDVEVLPENLSYLIYTSGSTGRPKGVAIAHRNAVAVIQWSLDTYDRAALQGVLASTSLNFDMSVFELFAPLSCGGSVVVARNALHLAELPAANEVTLIDTVPSAMALLVQQGAVPPHAHIVNLGGEAIPGTLARLVYSVPTVHKLYNLYGPSEDTTFSTVSLVGVEREPDIGRPLSNTRAYLLDAQLQPVPVGVVGELYLAGEGTTRGYLLRPDLTAERYIPAPYGPPGSRMYRTGDRVKYRADGVLEYLGRADFQVKIRGFRVELGEIETALRAHDAVKDVVVVALDEGVGKKLVGYVAPKPGHTLDAGELKARLRQSLPEYMVPGALVVLDALPLNPNGKVDRKALPAPEAALDTREFVAPRTPLEQVVADIWAPLLGLPRLGAEDNFFDLGGHSLMATQAASRLRETLSLDFPVRLLFEARTVETLATRLEDVRQENQPARLPPLVPMTRSQRSPQSFAQQRLWFIAQIDATGHAYHVPMFARLRGPVDDTALEKSIALLVQRHGVLRTVFTEEDGQPLQHVLPTMAVALKRETLRVAEGQDVPQAIRARAEREIRQPFDLRQGPLLRATLVRVDDEDPVLLLAFHHIIFDGWSIDVFAKELSAAYAAFASGSSPALPPLPIQYADFAQWQRSWLQG
- a CDS encoding amino acid adenylation domain-containing protein translates to MTLSFPSEPRDVKDSDGTRTRAVRSRRAPPLAVIAREGPLRQSFAQERLWFLSRLDAGGFSYNIAFFARLVGPLDADALERALRALCLRHESLRTTFGEEGGQPVQRVAPVPDTVLVTEALADGAGPEALRERAEQEARRPFDLERGPVFRATLVRLAPHEHALLLSQHHIVGDAWSLGVLARELAALYGAFTQGAEPRLPPLTVQYADYARWQRDWLEAGARDEQLSWWIDRLAGVPPVLALPTDRPRPPVQTFRGASFRTQLPLGLTEAIHRCARAEGVTLFMTLLATFQVLLSRYSGQEDIIVGSPISGRVRRELEGLIGFFVNTLPLHARVAPQDTFRTLLGRVREHCLGAFAHQDVPFEHIVDAVQPARDLSRTPLFQAMLAVQLGFPELTLPGLSSEELDFEPGFAKFDLTLFMRETPQGLVSFWEFNTALFDEDTVRRMAANHARLLEAVVSHPEARLGTLPLLSDAERHRLLVEWASRRDDSFAPDLIHHWVQEQVLRTPHAEAVTDGAHALTYAQLDARANQLAWHLRALGVPPLGTVGLCLERASLDMPVAVLATMKAGAAFLPLDPSLPAERLALMLEDTGAPVVLAHAGPARALPASLSARVVRMERAAEEIAARPARTPGVDLSPEAPCYFVYTSGSTGRPKGIVMSHRAVGNMLGWLIQRAVNPTATTLQFASLNFDVSFQEMFGTWCLGGRVLLVSNETRRDPTALLHHLLRHGVERLFLPFVALQSLADAALGEERLPPLNEVITAGEQLQVTPALVALFERLPGCVLENEYGPSEAHVVTAWRARGAPSTWPTLPPIGEPIPNLQVLVLDDHGQLSPIGVPGEVHVGGASLAHGYHGRPDRTADRFIPSRFGTTPGARLYRTGDQARWLADGTLEFLGRRDGQVKLRGFRIELGEVEAALRAQPGVKDAIVVVREDSPAGSPADSPKERRLVGYVVLPASAWEPESLRDALARRLPEYMLPSALVRLESLPLMPTGKVDRKGLPVPDPSQSLGGAHVAPRTELEQRLVQVWEEVLATRPIGVTDSFFALGGHSLSALRLLSRVRGLTGRALPVATLFEHPTVEKLAEHLRQDTRDASPLVELRGGAAHPPFFCVHPVGGTVLSYAELARALGSERPIYGLQARGLEGEAEPLRTIPALAEHYLAAVRARQPHGPYLLGGWSMGGSIAWEMASRLTGQGEQVALLALIDTYARPFAEGQTPDLEQERSRFGALFYEDLLRATGRSPSDTEPLQSLRHVFETNLMAAWTYETPQYSGPVLSLESSASPRVHEWERVATGPLEVHVIPGDHYSILRPGNVEVLAAHLRAAIQRAFLSRNKRDNS